A part of Bacillus thuringiensis genomic DNA contains:
- a CDS encoding cupin domain-containing protein encodes METVNLIELTKGIQDQHKNFVVSNVNSHCLRITVFTGEYDWHYHSNSDELFIVLEGELLIDFEDGETEVLKPNDSILIPACTIHRTRALKRTVNLCFENIEADTIKVEQL; translated from the coding sequence ATGGAAACTGTGAACTTAATAGAATTAACAAAGGGTATTCAAGATCAACATAAAAACTTTGTCGTTTCAAATGTAAATAGTCATTGCTTACGAATCACCGTATTTACTGGTGAATATGATTGGCACTATCATTCTAATTCGGATGAATTATTTATTGTGTTAGAGGGAGAATTACTTATTGATTTTGAAGATGGAGAAACAGAGGTTTTAAAGCCAAATGATTCTATCTTAATTCCAGCGTGCACAATCCATAGAACGAGAGCATTAAAGAGAACAGTAAATCTTTGTTTTGAAAATATAGAGGCTGATACGATTAAAGTGGAGCAATTATGA
- the ald gene encoding alanine dehydrogenase, whose product MRIGIPTEIKNNENRVAMTPAGAVHLVQNGHEVFVQKGAGLGSGFTDEEYVQAGAKLVETAEEAWNQDMVMKVKEPVASEYGYFREGLILFTYLHLAPEPELTKALIDNKVASIAYETVQLENRSLPLLAPMSEVAGRMSAQIGAQFLEKNKGGKGILLAGVPGVKRGKVTIIGGGQAGTNAAKIAVGLGADVTIIDLSAERLRQLDDIFGNQVKTLMSNPYNIAEAVKESDLVIGAVLIPGAKAPKLVTEEMIQSMEPGSVVVDIAIDQGGIFETTDRITTHDNPTYEKYGVVHYAVANMPGAVPRTSTLALTNVTVPYAVQIANKGYKDACLGNTALLKGINTLDGYVTFEAVAEAHGLQYADAKELLEKAPALS is encoded by the coding sequence ATGCGTATCGGTATTCCAACAGAAATTAAAAACAATGAAAACCGCGTGGCAATGACGCCAGCGGGAGCAGTACATTTAGTACAAAATGGTCATGAAGTTTTTGTTCAAAAAGGAGCAGGTTTAGGATCTGGCTTTACAGATGAAGAATACGTACAAGCTGGTGCAAAACTTGTTGAAACTGCTGAAGAAGCATGGAATCAAGATATGGTTATGAAGGTAAAAGAGCCAGTTGCAAGTGAATACGGCTATTTCCGCGAAGGTTTAATTTTATTCACATACTTACACTTAGCTCCAGAACCAGAATTAACGAAAGCATTAATTGATAACAAAGTTGCATCAATTGCATACGAAACAGTACAATTAGAAAATCGTTCTTTACCATTACTTGCACCTATGAGTGAAGTAGCTGGTCGTATGTCTGCACAAATCGGTGCACAATTCCTTGAGAAAAACAAAGGTGGTAAAGGTATTTTACTTGCAGGCGTTCCAGGGGTAAAACGCGGCAAAGTAACAATTATCGGCGGTGGTCAAGCTGGTACAAATGCAGCGAAGATTGCAGTAGGTTTAGGTGCAGATGTAACAATCATCGACTTAAGTGCAGAACGTCTTCGTCAATTAGATGACATTTTCGGTAATCAAGTAAAAACGTTAATGTCTAATCCATACAACATTGCAGAAGCTGTAAAAGAATCTGACCTTGTTATTGGTGCGGTATTAATTCCAGGTGCAAAAGCGCCAAAACTTGTAACAGAAGAAATGATTCAATCAATGGAACCAGGTTCTGTCGTTGTAGATATCGCGATTGACCAAGGTGGTATTTTCGAAACAACTGACCGTATTACAACTCATGACAACCCAACTTACGAAAAATATGGCGTTGTTCATTATGCAGTTGCTAATATGCCAGGCGCGGTGCCACGTACATCAACTCTTGCATTAACAAACGTAACAGTACCATATGCAGTACAAATTGCGAACAAAGGCTACAAAGACGCTTGCTTAGGCAACACTGCATTACTAAAAGGTATTAACACATTAGATGGCTATGTAACATTCGAAGCAGTTGCAGAAGCTCACGGCTTACAATACGCTGATGCAAAAGAGCTACTTGAAAAAGCTCCTGCTTTATCATAA
- a CDS encoding SDR family oxidoreductase yields the protein MFVRHALITAGTKGLGKQVTEKLLAKGYSVTVTYHSDIVAMEKMKETYKNMEERLQFVQADVTKKEDLHKIVEEAMSRFGKIDFLINNAGPYVFERKKLVDYEEDEWNEMIQGNLTAVFHLLKLVVPVMRKQNFGRIINYGFQGADSAPGWIYRSAFAAAKVGLVSLTKTVAYEEAEYGITANMVCPGDIIGEMKEATIQEARQLKERNTPIGRSGTGEDIARTISFLCEEDSDMITGTIIEVTGAVDVIHRHR from the coding sequence ATGTTTGTGAGACACGCGCTCATTACAGCCGGTACGAAAGGTTTAGGAAAGCAAGTAACAGAAAAGTTATTGGCTAAAGGATATTCAGTAACAGTAACGTATCATAGCGATATAGTGGCTATGGAAAAGATGAAAGAAACATATAAAAATATGGAAGAGCGTCTACAATTCGTGCAAGCGGATGTCACGAAAAAGGAAGATTTACATAAAATAGTAGAAGAAGCGATGAGTCGTTTTGGTAAAATTGACTTTTTAATTAATAATGCTGGTCCATATGTATTTGAAAGAAAAAAGTTAGTTGATTATGAAGAAGACGAATGGAATGAAATGATTCAGGGAAATTTAACAGCGGTATTTCATTTGTTGAAACTTGTCGTTCCAGTTATGAGAAAACAGAATTTTGGCCGTATTATTAATTACGGATTCCAAGGGGCAGATAGCGCACCGGGATGGATTTATCGTTCAGCATTTGCAGCAGCGAAAGTAGGACTTGTTTCATTAACGAAAACAGTTGCTTACGAAGAAGCAGAATATGGTATTACTGCAAACATGGTATGTCCTGGTGATATTATTGGTGAAATGAAAGAAGCGACAATTCAAGAAGCACGTCAGTTGAAAGAACGTAACACACCAATTGGTAGATCCGGAACAGGTGAAGATATCGCAAGAACGATTTCGTTTTTATGTGAGGAAGATTCCGATATGATTACCGGTACAATAATTGAAGTGACTGGTGCAGTCGATGTTATTCATAGACATCGATAA
- a CDS encoding universal stress protein — MNNTYTNILIAVDGSKEAERAFKKAIQVAKRNNATLTIAHIVDVKAYSAVEAYSRAIAERANLFAEDLLEDYKKTALEAGLEKIETVLEFGNPKSKISKEIAPNHKVDLIMCGATGLNAVERFLIGSVSEHIIRYAKCDVLVVRGDEEQGDL; from the coding sequence ATGAATAATACATATACAAATATTTTAATCGCGGTGGACGGTTCTAAAGAAGCAGAAAGAGCCTTTAAAAAAGCAATTCAAGTCGCAAAACGTAACAATGCAACATTAACAATTGCTCATATCGTTGATGTAAAAGCATACTCAGCAGTAGAAGCTTATAGCCGCGCAATTGCTGAACGTGCAAATCTATTTGCAGAAGACTTATTAGAAGACTACAAAAAAACTGCGCTTGAAGCTGGCCTTGAAAAAATTGAAACTGTATTAGAATTCGGTAATCCTAAATCTAAAATTTCAAAAGAAATCGCTCCAAACCATAAAGTAGATTTAATTATGTGTGGTGCAACTGGTTTAAATGCTGTTGAGCGTTTCCTAATTGGTAGCGTCTCTGAACATATTATTCGCTATGCGAAATGCGATGTCCTTGTTGTTCGTGGTGATGAGGAGCAAGGTGATCTTTAA
- a CDS encoding VOC family protein has translation MIQSIVHIALVVKDYDEAIEFYTKKLNFTLVQDIYQPEQNKRWVVVSPPGSVGTTILLARASKPEQDSFIGNQSGGRVFLFLNTDDFWRDYNEMISRGIEFVREPKEQEYGIVAVFKDLYGNLWDLLQLKDDHPITQRIK, from the coding sequence ATGATTCAATCCATAGTTCATATCGCATTAGTAGTAAAAGACTACGATGAGGCAATAGAGTTCTATACAAAGAAACTAAATTTCACATTAGTCCAAGATATATATCAGCCAGAACAAAACAAAAGATGGGTAGTGGTATCTCCTCCTGGTTCAGTCGGCACCACAATATTACTGGCTAGAGCATCTAAACCTGAGCAAGACTCCTTTATCGGTAACCAGTCAGGCGGCAGAGTTTTTCTTTTCTTAAATACTGACGATTTTTGGAGAGATTATAATGAAATGATTTCAAGAGGAATAGAATTTGTGAGAGAGCCGAAAGAGCAAGAATATGGAATAGTTGCAGTATTCAAGGATTTGTACGGGAATTTATGGGATTTATTACAACTAAAAGACGACCATCCAATTACTCAAAGAATTAAGTAG
- a CDS encoding ProA domain protein yields MNDSERIILDVNGKELEMLDMIRTHFKEKHGVELSNGALLRDLMDIEYIRITEDRHKYD; encoded by the coding sequence ATGAATGATTCTGAGCGCATTATTTTAGACGTGAATGGGAAAGAACTCGAAATGTTAGATATGATTCGTACTCATTTTAAAGAGAAACATGGCGTGGAACTAAGTAATGGTGCATTGCTGCGAGATTTGATGGATATTGAGTATATTCGAATTACGGAAGATCGACATAAGTACGATTAA
- a CDS encoding DinB family protein, with translation MKSENISKHFHTLHVQRNKFLPQLHSLSQEQLWYRPKNGKWSIGEQFYHLYLITKMLKVAIKFSFTLIPYAKLRRNAPFATDIHDIYAEYKEKHGKGMKAPWILIPSKKIYQSMNVTELEELLASETDDIKKLVQNIEENIAGHIVFLDPIAHYPNLIQSIQLLAIHEKHHFMIMKNNYEMINTPLKI, from the coding sequence ATGAAATCTGAAAATATCTCAAAACATTTTCATACATTACATGTACAAAGAAACAAGTTCCTTCCTCAGCTCCATTCACTATCACAAGAACAACTATGGTATCGCCCGAAGAATGGAAAATGGTCTATTGGGGAGCAGTTTTATCATTTATATTTAATTACAAAGATGCTAAAAGTCGCGATTAAATTCTCTTTCACTCTTATCCCTTATGCAAAACTACGAAGAAATGCCCCATTTGCAACTGACATACACGACATTTATGCCGAATATAAAGAAAAGCACGGCAAAGGAATGAAAGCACCTTGGATTTTAATCCCTTCAAAAAAAATCTATCAATCTATGAATGTAACTGAATTAGAAGAATTACTTGCAAGTGAAACAGATGACATAAAAAAGCTAGTTCAAAATATAGAAGAAAATATTGCAGGACATATCGTATTTTTAGATCCGATTGCTCACTATCCTAACCTGATTCAATCTATTCAACTATTAGCGATACATGAAAAACATCATTTTATGATTATGAAAAATAATTATGAAATGATAAATACTCCCCTAAAAATCTAA
- the argH gene encoding argininosuccinate lyase translates to MSKLWGGRFTEEAEAWVEEFGASISFDQQLVNQDINGSIAHVTMLAKQGIVTKEEAEKIKVGLQYLLEEAKQNKLHFSVEAEDIHLNIEKMLIEKIGEVGGKLHTGRSRNDQVATDMHLYLKEKVEHILKATKQLQTVLVHQAENNIETIMPGYTHLQRAQPISFAHHILAYFWMLERDVNRYEDSLKRINISPLGAGALAGTTFPIDREYSAELLGFNGIYENSLDAVSDRDFILEFLSNSSMLMMHLSRFCEELILWSSQEFQFIEMSDQYATGSSIMPQKKNPDMAELIRGKAGRVYGNLFSLLTVMKGLPLAYNKDLQEDKEGMFDTVKTVEGCLHIMAGMLETMTVNKEKMGQAVTQDFSNATEIADYLASKGLPFRQAHEIVGKLVLHCTQKGIYLLDVPLETYKEMSSLFEEDLYEVLSPYAAVKRRNSAGGTGFDQIEKALEKAKKLTVEFVGIK, encoded by the coding sequence GTGAGCAAACTTTGGGGCGGACGTTTTACGGAAGAAGCGGAAGCTTGGGTTGAAGAGTTTGGAGCATCTATCTCTTTCGATCAACAATTAGTAAATCAAGATATCAACGGAAGTATTGCACACGTAACGATGCTAGCAAAGCAAGGTATCGTTACGAAAGAAGAAGCCGAGAAAATCAAGGTAGGTCTTCAATATTTATTAGAAGAAGCGAAGCAAAACAAATTGCATTTTTCGGTCGAGGCGGAAGACATTCATTTAAATATTGAAAAGATGTTAATTGAAAAAATCGGTGAAGTAGGAGGGAAACTTCATACAGGCCGAAGCCGTAATGATCAAGTAGCGACTGATATGCATTTATATTTAAAAGAAAAAGTAGAACATATTCTAAAAGCTACAAAACAATTGCAAACTGTTCTTGTTCATCAAGCAGAAAATAATATTGAAACGATTATGCCTGGCTATACGCATTTGCAGCGTGCCCAGCCAATTTCATTTGCGCATCATATTCTCGCGTACTTTTGGATGTTAGAGCGTGATGTGAATCGTTATGAAGATTCATTAAAGCGTATTAACATTTCGCCATTAGGAGCAGGGGCGTTAGCAGGGACAACATTCCCGATTGACCGAGAATATAGTGCGGAGCTTCTTGGGTTTAATGGAATCTATGAAAATAGTTTAGATGCAGTAAGCGATCGTGATTTCATACTGGAGTTCCTAAGTAACTCATCTATGCTCATGATGCACTTATCACGCTTTTGCGAAGAACTTATTTTATGGAGTAGCCAAGAGTTTCAATTTATTGAAATGAGCGATCAATACGCAACGGGAAGCAGCATTATGCCGCAAAAGAAAAATCCGGATATGGCGGAATTAATCCGCGGTAAAGCAGGCAGAGTATATGGTAATTTATTTAGTTTACTTACAGTAATGAAAGGGTTACCGCTCGCTTACAATAAAGACTTACAAGAAGATAAAGAAGGAATGTTTGATACAGTAAAAACAGTAGAAGGATGCCTGCATATTATGGCAGGCATGCTAGAAACGATGACTGTCAACAAAGAAAAGATGGGGCAAGCTGTAACGCAAGATTTCTCAAACGCAACAGAAATTGCTGACTACTTAGCAAGCAAAGGACTACCATTCCGTCAAGCTCATGAAATTGTTGGGAAGCTAGTGTTACACTGTACACAAAAAGGGATTTATTTATTAGATGTACCACTTGAAACATATAAAGAAATGAGTTCGTTATTTGAAGAAGATTTGTATGAAGTTCTTTCACCATATGCAGCTGTAAAGCGCCGTAACAGTGCTGGCGGGACTGGATTTGATCAGATTGAAAAAGCTTTGGAGAAGGCGAAGAAATTAACTGTAGAGTTTGTTGGAATTAAATGA
- a CDS encoding argininosuccinate synthase, which translates to MEKKKVVLAYSGGLDTSVAIKWLQEKNYDIIALCLDLGEGKDLAFVKEKALSVGAIKSYMIDVQEEFANEYALMAMQAHTLYEGKYPLVSALSRPLIAKKLVEIAEQEGATAVAHGCTGKGNDQVRFEVSIQALNPYLEVIAPVREWKWSREEEIAYAKENDVPIPINLDSPFSIDQNLWGRSNECGILEDPWAAPPEDAYEMTLALEDTPNKPEFVEIGFEAGVPTTLNGTAYSLSELIKTLNAVAGKHGVGRIDHVENRLVGIKSREVYECPAAMTLITAHKELEDLTLVKEVAHFKPMIEQKITELIYNGLWFSPLKQALHAFLQETQKNVTGTVRVKLFKGHAIVEGRKSEYSLYDEKLATYTAQDEFNHEAAVGFISLFGLPTKVYSQVNQKKVEA; encoded by the coding sequence ATGGAGAAGAAAAAAGTTGTATTAGCATATTCCGGAGGTCTTGATACTTCCGTTGCAATTAAATGGTTACAAGAGAAGAATTATGATATTATCGCGCTTTGTTTAGACTTAGGGGAAGGTAAAGACTTAGCATTCGTAAAAGAAAAGGCACTTTCAGTAGGTGCAATTAAATCATATATGATTGATGTTCAAGAGGAATTTGCAAATGAATATGCATTGATGGCTATGCAAGCACACACGTTATACGAAGGGAAATACCCTCTTGTTTCGGCGCTATCACGTCCACTTATCGCGAAGAAATTAGTAGAAATTGCAGAACAAGAAGGGGCGACTGCGGTTGCACACGGATGTACAGGGAAAGGGAATGATCAAGTTCGTTTTGAAGTTTCTATTCAAGCATTAAATCCTTACTTAGAAGTGATTGCGCCTGTACGTGAATGGAAATGGTCACGTGAAGAAGAAATTGCCTATGCAAAAGAAAATGATGTACCAATTCCGATTAATTTGGATAGCCCATTTTCAATCGATCAAAATTTATGGGGACGCAGCAACGAATGTGGAATTTTAGAAGATCCCTGGGCAGCGCCGCCAGAAGATGCATATGAGATGACATTGGCATTAGAAGATACACCGAATAAACCGGAATTTGTAGAAATTGGTTTTGAAGCAGGCGTACCGACTACTTTAAATGGTACTGCATATTCACTTTCAGAATTAATTAAAACGTTAAATGCGGTTGCTGGAAAACATGGCGTTGGACGCATCGATCACGTAGAAAATCGTCTTGTTGGTATTAAATCGCGTGAAGTATACGAATGCCCAGCAGCAATGACGTTAATTACGGCGCATAAGGAACTTGAAGATTTAACACTCGTAAAAGAAGTAGCGCATTTTAAACCGATGATTGAGCAGAAAATAACAGAACTTATTTATAACGGTTTATGGTTCTCACCTTTAAAACAAGCGCTTCATGCTTTCTTACAAGAAACGCAAAAGAATGTAACGGGTACAGTACGTGTGAAATTATTTAAAGGTCATGCGATTGTAGAAGGACGTAAATCTGAATACTCTTTATACGATGAAAAACTAGCAACGTATACTGCCCAGGACGAATTTAATCATGAAGCAGCAGTTGGATTCATTTCATTATTTGGTTTACCTACGAAAGTATATAGCCAAGTGAATCAAAAGAAGGTGGAAGCGTGA
- a CDS encoding radical SAM protein, translating to MEKYFLYDEHLGIEIPHLQEDWEDIPEKIQHAILLKWEQVRGRIPDRIKELEHYINTKQHHLNHEEDFEISCKLNSEIADLASIINDLWLWYRLTQNVSEGKAHQ from the coding sequence ATGGAAAAGTATTTCTTATACGATGAACATCTAGGAATTGAAATTCCGCATTTACAAGAAGATTGGGAAGATATCCCCGAAAAAATACAACATGCGATTTTATTAAAATGGGAACAAGTTCGCGGGAGAATCCCTGATCGTATAAAAGAACTTGAGCACTATATTAATACAAAACAACATCATTTAAATCACGAAGAAGACTTCGAAATTTCTTGCAAACTTAATTCAGAAATTGCCGATCTCGCTTCCATCATTAATGACCTTTGGCTTTGGTATCGACTCACTCAAAATGTATCTGAGGGGAAAGCACACCAATGA
- a CDS encoding YitT family protein: MRNIQSRQIIKEIFMVLIGSFILAAALYHIHFQNHLTEGGFVGIALFIQNFYDISPSISTVIMDIPIILLCASFLGKKMVGYSFLGSISFGVFYSLMENYSPFTVDLSNNLFIAAVVGGALAGIGLGFILRFGGATGGDDILTIVLSKRTRFTIGQIFFVFDAIVLALSLYYLNWTEIAFTILSIAVQAKTLDLIYYPKAEKKAEKQPVSIPMSKKHATN, encoded by the coding sequence ATGAGGAACATCCAAAGTCGGCAAATTATTAAAGAAATTTTTATGGTTTTAATCGGTTCATTTATTTTAGCAGCAGCGCTATATCACATTCACTTCCAAAACCACTTAACAGAAGGTGGCTTTGTAGGAATTGCACTATTCATCCAAAATTTTTATGATATTTCACCATCTATTTCAACTGTAATTATGGATATCCCAATTATTTTACTATGTGCTTCATTTTTAGGTAAAAAAATGGTTGGCTATTCATTCCTAGGTTCGATTTCATTCGGAGTATTTTATTCTCTTATGGAAAATTATTCTCCATTTACGGTCGATTTATCAAATAATTTATTTATAGCTGCAGTAGTTGGCGGTGCGTTAGCTGGTATTGGACTCGGTTTTATATTGCGATTTGGCGGTGCAACCGGCGGAGACGATATTTTAACAATTGTATTAAGTAAACGAACTCGCTTTACAATTGGGCAAATTTTCTTCGTCTTTGACGCGATTGTTCTTGCGCTTTCATTATATTATTTAAATTGGACAGAAATTGCTTTTACTATTCTTTCAATTGCTGTACAGGCAAAAACATTGGATTTAATTTATTATCCAAAAGCAGAGAAGAAAGCAGAAAAGCAACCAGTATCTATTCCAATGTCCAAAAAGCATGCAACAAATTAA
- a CDS encoding EcsC family protein, giving the protein MRSKREQAILDNIKEWESQLVEQEATDFQKMFDKWVHTTIAKLPEKKRKDFFTKADGWLFHLHALIQSSQSQLDARNRILGTSRLFDESIEQLEDLKALSIDQLTYIAEQQTARHRLYSFVQGGATGAGGLLLLTADFPVMIALNVKAVQLIATSFGHDVNKPYEMMLALKVFHASLLPGRLQQYAWYNLLQELEQEDSFFYEGDEAVLQPASTEVVLKQILKTFSIYALRRKLFQGIPVIGMAIGSTVNYRLTRNVTEFANRFYQVRHIVEKEKRA; this is encoded by the coding sequence ATGCGATCGAAGCGAGAACAAGCCATTTTAGACAATATAAAAGAATGGGAATCGCAATTAGTTGAGCAAGAAGCGACTGACTTTCAAAAAATGTTTGATAAATGGGTACATACTACAATTGCGAAATTACCTGAGAAAAAACGAAAAGATTTCTTTACGAAAGCAGATGGATGGCTCTTTCATTTGCATGCATTGATTCAAAGTTCACAATCACAGTTAGATGCGCGTAATCGTATTTTAGGAACGTCGAGATTATTTGATGAATCAATTGAGCAACTAGAGGATTTGAAAGCATTATCTATTGATCAATTAACATACATAGCAGAGCAGCAAACAGCGAGACATCGCCTATACTCATTCGTACAAGGCGGAGCAACGGGTGCTGGAGGTTTATTATTATTAACGGCTGATTTTCCAGTTATGATTGCGTTAAATGTGAAGGCTGTCCAACTTATTGCCACATCATTTGGACATGATGTGAACAAGCCTTATGAAATGATGCTTGCGTTAAAGGTATTTCATGCGTCATTACTACCAGGAAGGCTTCAGCAATACGCATGGTACAATTTACTGCAAGAGCTAGAGCAAGAAGATTCGTTCTTCTACGAAGGAGACGAGGCGGTGTTACAACCAGCTTCTACTGAAGTTGTGTTAAAACAAATTTTGAAAACATTTTCGATTTATGCTCTTCGTCGTAAACTATTCCAAGGTATTCCGGTAATTGGAATGGCAATCGGGTCTACAGTGAATTATCGTTTAACAAGAAACGTTACTGAATTTGCAAATAGATTTTATCAAGTGCGCCACATAGTCGAGAAGGAAAAAAGAGCGTAA
- a CDS encoding DUF1796 family putative cysteine peptidase, whose amino-acid sequence MNLSNIKKEYNAVFSLGQNCWPAWALYQFGLSPFFGVIDFMLSPSLEKVNVLLQNRFDRFLQFENLSFISFWDDDAKLRLRDNLYEIDSCHDFKTDVNTPTSWPSYTEIKLNYEHRINRFLTTIETAESTLFIRTGGTYEEARSLEQILSQIVKHNFSVLLLIPADVPTIVQEDWRLQNICVIKCPIMDVYQYNEAFWNDLFDGITIRPQA is encoded by the coding sequence ATGAATCTATCCAATATAAAAAAAGAATATAATGCAGTATTCAGCTTAGGACAAAACTGCTGGCCTGCTTGGGCTTTATATCAATTCGGATTATCACCATTTTTTGGCGTTATTGATTTTATGCTAAGCCCTTCATTAGAAAAAGTGAATGTATTATTACAAAATCGATTTGACCGTTTTTTACAGTTCGAAAACTTATCCTTCATCTCATTTTGGGATGATGATGCGAAATTAAGACTCCGTGACAACCTATATGAAATCGACTCCTGTCACGACTTTAAAACAGATGTAAACACACCAACTTCTTGGCCTTCTTATACAGAAATTAAGTTAAACTATGAGCATCGAATTAATCGTTTTCTAACTACAATCGAAACGGCAGAATCCACATTGTTTATTCGAACGGGAGGAACATACGAAGAAGCACGTTCCTTGGAACAAATTTTATCTCAAATAGTCAAACATAATTTTTCTGTCCTGTTACTCATTCCTGCAGATGTACCAACTATTGTCCAAGAAGATTGGCGATTGCAAAATATTTGCGTTATAAAATGCCCTATTATGGACGTATATCAGTACAATGAAGCATTTTGGAATGACTTATTTGATGGAATCACGATTAGACCGCAGGCTTAA
- the ackA gene encoding acetate kinase: MSKIIAINAGSSSLKFQLFEMPSETVLTKGLVERIGLEDSIFTITVDGEKQKEITNIPDHAVAVNMLLKKLTENGIVKSLDEIGGIGHRVVHGGEKFADSVLITDEVLADIEELSDLAPLHNPANLVGIKAFQEVLPNVPAVAVFDTAFHQTMPESAFLYSLPYEYYEKFGIRKYGFHGTSHKYVTERAAELLGRPIESLSLLSCHLGNGASIAAVEGGKSIDTSMGFTPLAGVTMGTRSGNLDPALIPYIMEKTGQTVEEVVNVLNKKSGMLGLTGYSSDLRDIIAKEEEGDHRAKVALDVFVSRIHKYIGSYTARMKGVDAIIFTAGVGENSAIIRERVLEGLEYMGVYFDVKRNNVFGEEAFISFPHSPVKIIVIPTDEEVMIARDVLRLGDIG, encoded by the coding sequence ATGTCAAAAATCATCGCGATTAACGCAGGAAGCTCTTCCTTAAAATTCCAATTATTTGAAATGCCAAGTGAAACAGTATTAACAAAAGGTTTAGTAGAACGTATCGGTTTAGAAGATAGTATCTTCACTATTACTGTAGATGGCGAAAAACAAAAAGAAATTACAAACATTCCAGATCACGCAGTAGCAGTTAATATGCTTCTTAAAAAATTAACTGAAAACGGAATCGTTAAATCTCTAGATGAGATTGGCGGTATCGGTCACCGTGTTGTTCACGGCGGCGAAAAATTTGCTGATTCTGTTTTAATTACTGATGAAGTATTAGCTGATATCGAAGAATTAAGCGATTTAGCACCACTTCATAACCCAGCAAACCTTGTTGGTATTAAAGCATTCCAAGAAGTATTACCAAACGTACCAGCAGTAGCAGTATTCGATACAGCATTCCACCAAACAATGCCGGAATCTGCATTCCTATACAGCTTACCATATGAGTACTATGAAAAATTCGGCATCCGTAAATACGGTTTCCACGGAACTTCTCATAAATATGTAACGGAGCGTGCGGCTGAATTATTAGGTCGTCCAATTGAAAGCTTAAGCTTACTTTCTTGTCACTTAGGTAACGGTGCAAGTATCGCAGCAGTAGAAGGCGGTAAATCTATCGATACTTCTATGGGCTTCACTCCACTTGCTGGTGTAACAATGGGTACACGTTCTGGTAACCTTGACCCTGCGTTAATTCCATACATCATGGAAAAAACAGGCCAAACAGTAGAAGAAGTAGTTAACGTATTAAACAAGAAGAGTGGTATGTTAGGTCTTACTGGTTATTCTAGTGACCTACGTGACATCATTGCGAAAGAAGAAGAAGGCGATCACCGTGCGAAAGTAGCACTTGATGTATTCGTAAGCCGTATCCACAAATACATCGGTTCTTACACAGCTCGTATGAAAGGTGTAGACGCAATCATCTTTACAGCTGGTGTAGGTGAAAACAGTGCGATTATTCGTGAGCGCGTATTAGAAGGCCTTGAGTACATGGGCGTATACTTCGACGTAAAACGCAATAACGTATTTGGTGAAGAAGCATTCATCAGCTTCCCACACTCTCCAGTAAAAATTATCGTAATTCCAACTGACGAAGAAGTTATGATCGCTCGTGACGTACTACGTCTTGGAGATATTGGTTAA